DNA from Anaerolineales bacterium:
CAAGGCGCTGCTGGTCTACGAGCAGATCCGCAGCCTGGCACCTGATGACGAAACCGCGCGCCTCAACCTGGTGCAGCTCAACCTGCGCCTGGGGCAAGAAGGCAAGGCCAACGGAGAGTTGGAGAACTATCTCTCTTACCTCAACAGCCGCGGCCGCGACGAGGAAGCTGGCAGCTTCTTGAGCACGCTGGTAGACGAGAACCCGCGCTTCACCCTGGGCCAGCGCCGCCTGGCGGAGCACTACCAGCAGATGGGCAAGCGCGGCGATGCCATCCGTACCTGGAACAAGGTGGGCGAGCTATTGGTGGAAGCCGGTGACCGCGAAGGCGCCAAGATTGCCGTGCGCGCCATCCTGGCATTGAACCCGCCCAACCCCGAACGCTATCAGCAATTCTTGCAGCGGCTGAGCAAGTAACGCTGTCTCCCTACTCCCATTCACTGCAGCAACCCGCTGTGCGAGTTTTTAATTCTTGTCATTCCGAGCGCAGCGAGGAATCCTTTAGGTCATTGCAAGTCTAGTGTAAGCAAGACATGGCCTAAGGATTCCTCACCACTCGCTGCGCTCGGGTTCGGAATGACACGGATGGCATTCGCAGATGTACCCTTGCTACCCGCACCATTTAGCCGCACCGTCATTCCGAGCGGAGCGAGGAATCCTTTAGGGCACAGCAAATCCAGCCTGGATCAGGGATTGGGCTTGATCAATACTCCAGGCAACTGCGCCACCGAGGGCAGGATCAAATCCGCCCCTGCGGCGCGCAGCTCGGCTTCCTCGCCAAAGCCAGACAGCACGCCGATCGCCTGCGCCCCCGCACGCTTGGCCGCCAAAATGTCCACCGTAGTATCGCCCACCATCACACAAGCTTCCACCGGCACGCCGAGCTGCGCAGCAGCATGCAGCAACGGCGCAGCCTGCGGCTTGGTGCGCGGCGTACTAAGCCCGTGTACCACCACAGCAATCTGCGCATCCAGCCCGCTGGCCTGCAAAAAGGCCTGCGTGGCGGTGGCGCCGCGCACGGTGATCACTGCCAGCGGGTAACGGGCGGCCAATTGCTGCACCGCGTCAGCGATGCCGGGGATGAGCCGCGCGGCGCTCAGCCGCAGCGGGCGGCGGCGCGCCAGCGCTTCGCTCAGGCGGCCGATCGGGCCATCCAGGCCCAGCACATCCAGCAAACCGAGCACATCGTTGCCGGGCTTCTCCAGGCGCATCACCATTGTGCGTGCGTGGCGAGCTGCACGCGGCAGCCCGAAGACCAGCCGCAGCCAGCGCGTAAACTGAGCCACATAATGATCATCGGTATCACGCAGGGTACCGTCTACATCCAAAAAGACGGCTCTGATCGTGCGGGCATCAAAGGCCATGCTGCGCCGCCATCCTCACGGCAATTCAGATTAAACTAGGGCTATGAAAGCAAACCACATTCTACTGCTTGGTGATCTTGTGCTGATCACATTGTTCATGCTGGTGGGGTTGCAGTTCCACTCCAGCGGCGCCGAACGTTTGCTGCCCAATTTGGTGCCCTTTGCCGCCGCCTGGTGGCTGGCCGGCCACCTGACGGATCAATGGCAAGTGCCCAGTTGGCGCACGCTATGGAAGCTGCTGCCGGCGATGGTGCTGGCCGCGCCGCTGGGAGCGGTGCTGCGCGCCGCCTGGCTGGGCGGTGTGGCGCTGCCGCTGTTCACCGCCATCACAGCCGCCGGCTTGGCGGCTGTGTTGCTGGTGTGGCGCGCCATCTATCTGTGGCTGTTTGCCAAAAGGAAGCCTTGAGCGAAACCGCGCTGAACGAAGCTCAACTGGTGCAGGTGGCCCAAACGGGCGATCTGGACGCGTTCAATCATCTGGTGCTCAACCACCAGGCGCTGGCCTTCAATGTGGCTTATCGCCTACTGGGCGATGATGCCCTGGCCCAGGACGCCACGCAGGATGCGATGCTGGCCGCCTACCGCAACCTGCGCAGCTTCAAAGGCGGCTCGTTCAAGGCCTGGCTGCTGCGCATCGTCACCAACGCCTGCTACGACGAGCTGCGCCGTCAAAAGCGCCGCCCGCAAACGCCGCTGGAGCCGCAAGCCCCGGACGGCGAAGAGTTGCCCGAGCCGGCCTGGCTGGCCGATCCGGGCGAAAGCCCAGAGGAACTGGCCGAGCGCGTTGAGCTCAACCAGGCGATCCAGCGCTGCCTCAATCAACTCGAAGAGGAGTTTCGCACCGCGGTGGTGCTGATCGATGTGCAGGGCCTGGAGTACAGCGAAGTCGCCACGATCCTCAAGCGCCCGCTCGGCACGGTGAAGAGCCGCCTGGCGCGCGCCCGCAGCCGCATGCAGGAATGTCTGCGCGGTTTTGCGGAACTCTTGCCCGACCGATTTCGTCTTAACCGCGAAGGCACGCAATGACCGCACCCCTTTCGCCCCACGAACTCGAGTTGCTCTCAGCGCACCTGGACGGCCAACTCAGCCCGCCTGAGCGCGAGGCCCTCTTGGCGCGCCTGGAGAACGAGCCCGCGCTCACCGCGGCCTTCAAAGACTTACAGCGCCTGCGCAGTGTGCTGCGCCGCGCCCCGCAGCGCAGGCTGCCGCGCCAATTCATGCTCAGCCCGGCGCAGGCCGGGGCCGCCGCGGCACGCCGTGGCTGGTCAGGCTTCAACTTCGCCAGTGCGCTGGCCGCGCTGGCCTTGCTGTTCGTGCTGGCCACCGATTTTTCGCTCAACGGCCTGCCCAGCGCACCGGCGGCTGAGCCGGTGCTGATGATGGCCGAGGCGCCCGCCGCCGATTCCGCTGCCGGCGGCCTGGTGACTGGCAATGCCATCGCCGAAAGCCAGGTGGCCGAAGAGGCGCAGGCCCGCAGCCTGGAAGCGACGGCAGACGAAATGTTCTCCACAGAAGAAGCGCCGAGCTTGAAAACGGCGCCCGCGCCGACGCTCACCGGCTGGGTGGCGGCGCACGCCAGTGACCTGGAAGCCCTGCTGGCTTCGTTGGCGGTGATCGCCGGCTTGCTGGCCTGGCACCAGCGCCGCAGATAAAAACAAAAAAGCGGACCAATGGCCCGCTTTTATTTTGCGCCAGCGGCCGACTTAAAAACACAAGGCGATATGATCGCCTTGTGTTTTTAAGTAATAATCATGCGCATGCCCGATGCGCTCAGCGGCTCTGTGGAGTACGTCACCTATTACAACGCCGAGAACGGCTACAGTGTCTTGCGCCTGCGGCCGGATGAAAGCGCCTACAGCCAGGATGCCGACGGCACCGTTACGGTGACCGGCAACCTGCCGGAATTTGCCGTGGGCGAGCATCTTGAGATGCAAGGCGAGTGGGTCAAGCACCCGCGTCACGGCTTGCAGTTCCAAGTGCAGACGCTGCAGCAAACCCTGCCCACCAGCGTCGAAGGCATCCGCCGTTATCTAAGCTCCGGCCTGCTCAAAGGCGTTGGCCCCACCCTCGCTGGGCGCATTGTGGATCATTTCGGCGCGCAGACGATCGAGATCATCGACAAGCAGCCCGAGCGCCTGCGCGAGGTTGCTGACATCGGGCCTAAACGCCATAAGCAGATCCTCAACGCCTGGGAGGAGCAGCGCCAGGTGCGCGAGGTGATGCTGTTTCTAAGCAGTCACGGCATCAGCACCCATTTGGCCACCAAGATCTTCAAAGAATATGGCAACCGCGCCATGCAGGTAGTGCAGAACGATCCCTACCGCTTGGCGCGTGATCTGCAAGGCGTGGGCTTCCTGACCGCTGACAAGATCGCCAAATCTTTTGGCCTGCCGGCCGAGCACCCCGCCCGCCTGGAAGCGGGCCTGTTGTATACGCTGGCGCAGTTCAGCGCCGATGGGCATGTCTATGTGCCGCGCCCGCAATTGCAGGCGCGCGCCGCCGAGTTGCTCGGCAGCTCCGTGGCGCCCCTGCAGGCGGCGCTGGAGCGCCTGGCGGTGCGCGGCGACGTGGTCATCGAGGCCGAGGCGGTGTACCCCAAAGATCTGCACGCCGCCGAAGTGGGCCTGGCCGAGCGCCTGCTGGCGCTGGCCACCGCCGAGCACAGTGCCACCGCCGATCTGCCGCTGCTGCGTGACCCGGCGGCCCTCAGTGACCTGACCCAGGTGGATGCCCAGCAGCGCCAGGCGGTGCTCACCGCCCTGCGCAGCCCGGTGAGCATTCTCACCGGCGGCCCGGGCACCGGCAAAACCACTACGATGAAAGCACTGATCGGCCTGCTCCAGCTTTCCGGTAAGCGCTTTGCGCTGGCGGCCCCCACCGGGCGCGCCGCCAAGCGCCTGGCGCAAACCAGCAACCAGCCCGCCAGCACCATCCACCGCCTGATCGGCTACACCCCCGGCGAAGGCCCGCGCTACAACGAAGACGAGCCACTGGCGGTGGATCTGGTGGTGATCGATGAGGCTTCGATGCTGGATGTACAGCTTACGCATACCCTGCTCAAAGCCTTGCAGCCCGGCACGCATTTGCTGCTGGTGGGCGATGTGGATCAGTTGCCCTCGGTGGGCGCCGGCGATGTACTGCGCGACTTGATCGCCAGCCAGCGCTTTCCGGTCACGCGCTTGGAACAGATCTACCGCCAGGGCGCCGGCTCCGACATTGTGGCCAATGCGCACGCCATGAACCAGGGCGCTATGCCACAGACCAGCAAAGATGCCGCCGGCGATTTTTTCCTGGATGCTACCGAGAGCGCCGAGGAGGCCAGTGCCAAGATCGTGGCGTTGGTGACCCAGCGCATCCCGGCGCGCTTCGGGCTGGACCCGTTGCAGGATATCCAGGTGCTCTCGCCGATGTATCGCGGCGCGGCGGGCGTGGCGGCGCTCAATGCGGCGCTGCAAGCCGCGCTGAACCCGCCCAGCGCGCTGAAAGCAGAGCGCCGGATGCACGGCCAGTTGCTGCGCGTAGGCGACCGTCTGATGCAAGTTCGCAACAATTACGACAAGACCGTCTTCAACGGCGATATTGGCCGCCTGGTGGAAATTGCCAACGAAGCGCAAACGTTGACGGTGGATTTTGAAGGCCGCCGGGTGAGCTACGACTGGAGCGAGGCCGACGAGCTGACCCTGGCCTACGCCATCACCGTGCACAAGGCACAAGGCTCCGAGTTTCGCTGCGTGGTGATGCCGGTGCTCAGCCAGCACTACATCATGCTGCAGCGCAACCTGCTATACACCGGCGTCACGCGGGCCCAAACCCTGTGCGTACTGGTGGGCAGCCGCCGGGCGATCGGCATCGCGGTCAGCAACAACAAAGTTGCGCAACGCTGGAGTGGCCTGGTGGCGCGCCTGCAGCCCAGCGCTGCCCAGACTGCTACAATCCCCGCATGAGCTCACGCCGCTACTATTTTTGCCTGGCCCTCCTGGCGCTGCTGGGCAGCCTGGCGGTATTCGCCGCTACGCTCCCCTGGGGGCCGGGCCTCTCCACGGATGGGGCACGCTACCTCTCCACCGCGGAGAATTTGGCCGCCGGCCGCGGCCTGGTGGATTACCTCGGTGAGCCGCTGGTGCATTGGCCGCCGCTGTACCCGGCGCTGCTGTCCGGGCTGCATTGGCTCAGCGGCTGGGATGTGCTCAAGCTAGCGCAGATCCTGAATAGTCTTGCCTTCGGTGGAGTGATCCTGCTGAGCGGAGTGTTCCTGTGGCGCGCTTTGCTCGGCCAGCCGGTGTTCGCCTTATGGGCCAGCGCGGTGGTGGCCACGGCACTACCGCTGCTGGAAGTTTCGGCCAACGTGGCCTCTGACCCGCTGTTCATGCTGTGCGTACTACTGTGGCTGCTGGTCGCCCAGCAGTATGCCGCCGGCCGCGCCACGCGCCATTTCTGGCAGATGGCGGCGCTGGCCGCGGCGGCCTGCTTCCTGCGCTATGCCGGGGCGGCCCTGGTAATGAGCGGTGCGCTGGTGGTGCTGCTGGCCTGGCGGCCGCAGTGGCGCGGCGCACTACGCTGGGCCACTGCCTACGGGCTGGCCAGTGGCCTGCCTATCGGATTGTGGGCAATTTTGCACAACTACCGTCTAAGCGGCTTGCTACTCGGCAGCCACCAGCCCGCCTACCCGCCTGGCTTGCTGCTCGCCTTCATCGAAAAAGTGGTTAGCTGGTTCGTGCCACAGCGCATCCTGCTCAGCGTGCCGCCCTTGGCGCTATTTGGCGTGCTGCTGGCGCTGCTGGCCTGGCGTAGCACACGGGCGCGCTGGGCAGCCTTCGGCCGGCGCCTGCTGGCGGCGCCGCTGCTGCCCGCGGCGGCCTTCACGCTGGTGTATGGCGGCATGCTGGTGTTCACCATCAGCTATGCCGAGCACCGCGTGCCTGGCAGCCAGCGCCTGCATGCGCTGCTGCTGCCTTGCCTGCTGGTGCTGGCCGCGGCCGCCTGGCAGGCGTTTGCGCCGCGCCTACAAGCCCCCTGGCGCCACGTGGCGCTGGCGGGGCTGGCGGTGTGGCTGCTCTTGCCGCTGTATCGCAGTGTGGAGTATGTGCAGCGCTCCCAGCAAGAAGGCGATGTGAGCTACTACAACCTGTACAACACGCGCAGCCTGCGCCAGTCTGAGCTGGCCACCTACCTGCAGGGCCTGGCCCTTACACCCGAAGATAAGGTGTATAGCAATAATGAGGCCGCCGCCTGGTTCTTGCTGCGCCGGCCAATCTATCGCCTGCCGCGCTACGACGGCGAGACGCAGGCCAGCCTGGCAGCAGCCCTGGCGGAGTTCAAGAGCTGGCCAGCCGCGCAAGACCAGGCCTACCTGATCTGGTTTGGTGCGGCGCTCGACTATAAGCGCGAGGTGCCCACCCCGGAGCAGCTTCAGACGCTAGTGCCTGAAAGCACCTTGCGCCTGCTGAGCAGCTTCCGCAGTGGGTCTGGGGATGTGTATATTCTCGATGGGGAGTGAGTGCCGCGCCGGCGCTTAGGGCAGCGCCTCTGAGCCAGGCAACCCATCCTCTTCAGAGGGGGCTTCCTCAACCACAAACTGGCGCCAGTCACCATGCACGCCCTCTTCGGTAACGCCAAAGTAGAAGCGCAGACCGCCATCCACACGCTGCACAAAATCATAGCGATCCTGCTGGCGCTGCACATAATGCTTGAGCAGGCCAAAGTCGCCGCGCCACTCTACGGAGAGTTGGCCAACGTCTTTGGGCAGGCCGGCATACTCTGTGATGGCGTAGTGCCACAACTTGCGCGCCGATTTCTCGGTGACGTTGTTGACCACCATGTTGTTGCGCAGATCGCGCACGATGTAATAGGCCACCCCGTTGCGATCCTCCTGCGAGACGACTTCCACGCCGGTGCGCGGGGCGTGCTCGGCGCGGCTGGGCAGCTCAGGCTTGGGCGCCTCAGGCGCTGCGGCAGCCGCCGGCTGCGGCTTGCTGCCGCGGCCATTGCTGGCGGCGCCG
Protein-coding regions in this window:
- a CDS encoding DUF3054 domain-containing protein, which translates into the protein MKANHILLLGDLVLITLFMLVGLQFHSSGAERLLPNLVPFAAAWWLAGHLTDQWQVPSWRTLWKLLPAMVLAAPLGAVLRAAWLGGVALPLFTAITAAGLAAVLLVWRAIYLWLFAKRKP
- a CDS encoding sigma-70 family RNA polymerase sigma factor; the encoded protein is MSETALNEAQLVQVAQTGDLDAFNHLVLNHQALAFNVAYRLLGDDALAQDATQDAMLAAYRNLRSFKGGSFKAWLLRIVTNACYDELRRQKRRPQTPLEPQAPDGEELPEPAWLADPGESPEELAERVELNQAIQRCLNQLEEEFRTAVVLIDVQGLEYSEVATILKRPLGTVKSRLARARSRMQECLRGFAELLPDRFRLNREGTQ
- a CDS encoding HAD family hydrolase, with amino-acid sequence MAFDARTIRAVFLDVDGTLRDTDDHYVAQFTRWLRLVFGLPRAARHARTMVMRLEKPGNDVLGLLDVLGLDGPIGRLSEALARRRPLRLSAARLIPGIADAVQQLAARYPLAVITVRGATATQAFLQASGLDAQIAVVVHGLSTPRTKPQAAPLLHAAAQLGVPVEACVMVGDTTVDILAAKRAGAQAIGVLSGFGEEAELRAAGADLILPSVAQLPGVLIKPNP
- a CDS encoding ATP-dependent RecD-like DNA helicase translates to MPDALSGSVEYVTYYNAENGYSVLRLRPDESAYSQDADGTVTVTGNLPEFAVGEHLEMQGEWVKHPRHGLQFQVQTLQQTLPTSVEGIRRYLSSGLLKGVGPTLAGRIVDHFGAQTIEIIDKQPERLREVADIGPKRHKQILNAWEEQRQVREVMLFLSSHGISTHLATKIFKEYGNRAMQVVQNDPYRLARDLQGVGFLTADKIAKSFGLPAEHPARLEAGLLYTLAQFSADGHVYVPRPQLQARAAELLGSSVAPLQAALERLAVRGDVVIEAEAVYPKDLHAAEVGLAERLLALATAEHSATADLPLLRDPAALSDLTQVDAQQRQAVLTALRSPVSILTGGPGTGKTTTMKALIGLLQLSGKRFALAAPTGRAAKRLAQTSNQPASTIHRLIGYTPGEGPRYNEDEPLAVDLVVIDEASMLDVQLTHTLLKALQPGTHLLLVGDVDQLPSVGAGDVLRDLIASQRFPVTRLEQIYRQGAGSDIVANAHAMNQGAMPQTSKDAAGDFFLDATESAEEASAKIVALVTQRIPARFGLDPLQDIQVLSPMYRGAAGVAALNAALQAALNPPSALKAERRMHGQLLRVGDRLMQVRNNYDKTVFNGDIGRLVEIANEAQTLTVDFEGRRVSYDWSEADELTLAYAITVHKAQGSEFRCVVMPVLSQHYIMLQRNLLYTGVTRAQTLCVLVGSRRAIGIAVSNNKVAQRWSGLVARLQPSAAQTATIPA